The genomic region GAGGCCCCCACCCAGTACCGGGACGAAAGCCTGATTTCAGGGCAAGGCGGAGATACTGCCTTCCCCGCCGGACCGCTTCCTCGAGGGAGGAACCCGAAGCCAGCTCCGCCGCTATGGCTGCGCTCAGGGTGCATCCCGTTCCGTGGGTATTCTCCGTATGGATGCGGGAGTCGGTGAACCTCTCCAGCCGCCCCCTGCAATAGAATACGTCCGTGACGGAGTCGGCCTGCATCCTGTGGCCTCCCTTCACCAGAACCGCGCCGGGGCCTTTCCGGCCGATGGCTTCCGCCGCCTTCTCCATGTCCTCCACCGATTCTATTGTCATGCCGGAAAGACGTTCCGCCTCGGGGATATTGGGCGTCACCAGGAGCGCCAGGGGAAGAAGCTCCGTCCGCAGAACCTCCACCGCCTCGTCGGCTATGAGGGATGCCCCGCTCTGGGCGATCATCACCGGGTCTACCACGAGATTGCCGACTTTCCACCGCCGTATGCCTTCCGCCACTTCCAGAATTGTTTCCGGAAGGGCCAGCATCCCCGTCTTGGCCGCCCCGACGGGGAAATCGGACCAAAGGGCGTCCATCTGTGCCCGGATCATCTCCCGCGGGACATTCCAGACCGCGCTGACCTCCCGGCTGTTCTGGGCCGTCAGGGCCGTGATGACCGTCATGCCG from Aminivibrio pyruvatiphilus harbors:
- the thiD gene encoding bifunctional hydroxymethylpyrimidine kinase/phosphomethylpyrimidine kinase encodes the protein MEIYRGITVSIAGSDSGGGAGIQADLKTCAALRVFGMTVITALTAQNSREVSAVWNVPREMIRAQMDALWSDFPVGAAKTGMLALPETILEVAEGIRRWKVGNLVVDPVMIAQSGASLIADEAVEVLRTELLPLALLVTPNIPEAERLSGMTIESVEDMEKAAEAIGRKGPGAVLVKGGHRMQADSVTDVFYCRGRLERFTDSRIHTENTHGTGCTLSAAIAAELASGSSLEEAVRRGRQYLRLALKSGFRPGTGWGPLGHAVTPPWTEK